One Paenibacillus crassostreae DNA segment encodes these proteins:
- the sdhA gene encoding succinate dehydrogenase flavoprotein subunit: MATSNIIIVGGGLAGLMATIKAAESGTHVDLFSLVPVKRSHSVCAQGGINGAVNTKGEGDSPWEHFDDTVYGGDFLANQPPVKAMCDAAPGIIHLMDRMGVMFNRTPEGLLDFRRFGGTKYHRTAFAGATTGQQLLYALDEQVRRYETDGLVTKRENWEFLSAIIDDEGICRGICAQDLKTMEVHTFAADAVILASGGPGIIFGKTTNSVINTGTAASAVYQQGAFYANGEFIQIHPTAIPGDDKLRLMSESARGEGGRIWTYKDGKPWYFLEEKYPAYGNLVPRDIATREIFDVCVNQGLGVNGENMVYLDLSHKDPKELDVKLGGIIEIYEKFMGDDPRKIPMKIFPAVHYSMGGIWVDYNQMTNIPGLFAAGECEYQYHGANRLGANSLVSAIYGGMVSGPKAVEYIKGLKKKAEDVPSSVFDRYKQEQTDKYENILAMNGTENAYVLHKELGEWMTNNMTVVRYNDKLEATIEKIKELKQRYQNININDTSRWNNPSVAFTRQLWNMLELAHAMTLGALLRDESRGAHYKPNFPERNDEQYLKTTKAQWTPEGPQITYDEVDVSLIPPRIRDYSKDK, translated from the coding sequence ATGGCAACATCTAATATTATTATTGTTGGTGGTGGATTGGCTGGATTAATGGCAACCATTAAAGCAGCTGAATCAGGAACTCATGTCGATTTATTCTCATTAGTTCCAGTAAAGAGATCACATTCTGTATGTGCGCAAGGTGGAATTAATGGAGCTGTTAATACCAAAGGTGAAGGTGATTCACCGTGGGAACATTTCGATGATACTGTATATGGAGGAGATTTCCTAGCGAATCAACCTCCAGTAAAGGCGATGTGTGATGCTGCGCCGGGTATTATTCATTTAATGGATCGTATGGGTGTTATGTTCAATCGTACACCTGAGGGATTGCTTGATTTCCGCCGCTTTGGGGGGACGAAATACCATCGAACAGCATTTGCTGGGGCAACAACAGGTCAACAGCTATTATATGCATTGGATGAACAAGTTCGTCGATATGAAACAGATGGATTAGTCACCAAACGTGAAAATTGGGAATTCCTATCCGCCATTATTGACGATGAAGGTATATGCCGTGGGATATGTGCTCAGGATCTTAAGACTATGGAAGTTCATACGTTTGCTGCAGATGCTGTGATATTAGCTAGTGGTGGGCCTGGTATTATTTTTGGCAAGACAACGAACTCTGTTATTAATACGGGTACAGCAGCGAGTGCAGTTTATCAACAAGGGGCCTTTTATGCGAATGGTGAATTTATTCAAATTCATCCAACGGCTATCCCAGGAGATGACAAGCTACGCTTAATGTCAGAATCTGCACGTGGTGAAGGCGGGCGGATCTGGACTTACAAGGATGGCAAGCCTTGGTATTTCCTTGAAGAGAAGTATCCAGCCTACGGTAATCTGGTTCCACGTGATATTGCAACTCGTGAAATATTCGATGTGTGTGTAAATCAAGGCCTCGGGGTAAATGGTGAGAATATGGTGTATCTTGACCTTTCTCACAAAGATCCGAAGGAGTTAGACGTTAAATTAGGTGGAATTATTGAGATTTACGAGAAATTCATGGGAGATGATCCTCGGAAAATTCCGATGAAGATCTTCCCTGCAGTTCATTATTCAATGGGTGGAATATGGGTTGATTATAATCAAATGACGAATATTCCAGGATTATTCGCTGCAGGTGAATGCGAATATCAGTATCATGGGGCCAATCGGTTGGGTGCTAACTCACTTGTATCTGCAATATATGGCGGTATGGTATCTGGACCTAAGGCTGTCGAATATATTAAAGGTCTGAAGAAGAAGGCAGAAGATGTTCCTTCATCCGTATTTGATCGCTACAAGCAGGAACAGACTGATAAGTACGAAAACATTCTAGCGATGAATGGGACTGAAAATGCCTATGTTCTGCATAAAGAACTCGGTGAATGGATGACGAATAATATGACTGTTGTTCGTTATAATGACAAGCTGGAAGCTACGATAGAGAAGATTAAAGAATTAAAGCAGCGTTATCAAAATATCAATATCAATGATACATCCCGTTGGAATAACCCAAGTGTGGCGTTTACACGTCAATTATGGAATATGCTTGAGCTTGCGCATGCAATGACACTAGGAGCCTTATTACGTGACGAAAGTCGTGGAGCTCATTATAAACCGAATTTCCCTGAACGTAATGATGAACAGTATCTAAAGACAACGAAGGCACAATGGACACCAGAAGGTCCACAGATCACATATGACGAAGTTGATGTATCTTTAATCCCACCACGAATTCGCGACTATTCGAAAGATAAGTAA
- a CDS encoding aminoglycoside N(3)-acetyltransferase, which translates to MIIDRPITSNDIIRDCINIGIHPGMILLVHSSLKSIGGWIVGGAEAVIIALQNVLGDEGTLIMPTQSPNLTDPETWMNPPVDPQWWDLVRESMPPYDPEFTLTSGMGIIPETFRKQSGVVRSAHPHVSFAAKGRLARNLMESHPLDYCLGENSPLARMVEAGAYVLLLGTDHDKNTTFHLAEYRASYRGKKHIESKAPIKGELNTEWRSFQDINFHSEDFHLLGNDFERNCHDSYKRGRIGQASCMLASQQDLVNYAVPWLEYNR; encoded by the coding sequence GTGATTATTGATCGACCGATAACGAGCAATGATATTATAAGAGATTGTATAAATATTGGAATACATCCAGGAATGATATTACTTGTTCATTCCTCATTAAAAAGTATCGGAGGTTGGATTGTAGGTGGGGCTGAAGCCGTTATTATAGCATTACAAAATGTACTTGGAGATGAAGGAACATTAATAATGCCTACGCAATCCCCTAATCTTACAGATCCAGAGACATGGATGAATCCTCCAGTGGATCCTCAATGGTGGGATCTTGTTCGCGAGAGTATGCCTCCATATGATCCGGAATTCACATTAACGTCTGGAATGGGTATAATTCCAGAAACTTTTCGTAAACAATCTGGGGTTGTACGGAGTGCTCATCCACATGTATCGTTTGCTGCAAAAGGTAGGTTAGCTAGAAATCTAATGGAATCACATCCACTAGATTATTGTTTGGGAGAGAATTCTCCTCTTGCACGAATGGTTGAAGCAGGTGCGTATGTACTGTTATTAGGAACGGATCATGATAAGAATACAACTTTTCATTTGGCTGAATATCGGGCTTCATATCGTGGGAAGAAACATATAGAGTCGAAGGCGCCAATAAAAGGGGAACTGAATACAGAGTGGAGATCATTTCAAGATATCAACTTCCATTCAGAGGATTTTCATTTATTGGGTAATGATTTTGAACGGAATTGTCATGATTCATATAAGCGTGGAAGAATAGGGCAAGCTTCATGTATGCTTGCAAGTCAACAAGATTTAGTGAATTATGCGGTGCCCTGGTTGGAATATAATCGATAG
- the sdhB gene encoding succinate dehydrogenase iron-sulfur subunit yields MAETSVVNKKVKFIITRQESPDSGSYTEEFEIPYRPGMNVISSLMEIQRNPVNNKGDHIAPVCWDSNCLEEVCGACSMVINGKPRQACAALIDNLEQPVRLQPMSTFPVVRDLVIDRSRMFNALKRVKAWIPIDGTYDLGPGPRMAEKKRQWAYELSKCMTCGVCLEACPNVNEKTNFIGPAAISQVRLFNSHPTGEMNAEDRLEALMEDGGIDGCGNSQNCVRSCPKGIPLTTSIAEMNKDTTKHMFKRWLGV; encoded by the coding sequence ATGGCGGAAACATCTGTGGTCAACAAAAAAGTGAAATTTATTATTACCCGCCAGGAGTCACCAGATTCAGGCTCCTATACGGAGGAATTTGAAATTCCATATCGTCCTGGGATGAATGTCATTAGTTCACTTATGGAAATTCAGCGTAATCCAGTAAATAATAAAGGTGATCATATTGCACCGGTATGTTGGGATTCCAACTGTTTGGAAGAAGTGTGTGGTGCATGTTCGATGGTCATTAATGGTAAGCCACGGCAGGCTTGTGCAGCACTTATTGATAATTTGGAACAACCGGTACGCTTACAACCGATGAGTACATTTCCTGTTGTACGTGATCTTGTGATCGATCGTAGCCGCATGTTTAATGCTCTTAAGCGAGTAAAAGCATGGATTCCTATTGATGGAACTTATGATTTGGGACCAGGGCCTCGTATGGCAGAGAAGAAACGGCAATGGGCCTATGAATTGTCTAAATGTATGACATGTGGTGTATGTCTTGAAGCGTGTCCTAATGTAAATGAGAAGACGAATTTCATTGGTCCGGCAGCGATATCCCAAGTTAGACTTTTTAATTCTCATCCCACGGGTGAGATGAATGCAGAAGACCGTCTAGAAGCACTAATGGAAGATGGGGGTATTGATGGCTGTGGTAACTCACAGAACTGTGTACGTTCCTGTCCTAAAGGAATTCCATTGACAACATCCATTGCTGAAATGAATAAAGACACAACGAAACATATGTTTAAACGTTGGTTAGGCGTATAA
- a CDS encoding histidinol-phosphatase: protein MKFDIHTHHYRCGHANGNIRQYIDSAISNGLKVIGISDHTPYFYRDEDQAFPQIAMGKSEIRNYVQEVLQLKDEYEGTIDVLLGIESDYFQQHAELYRQALSAFPFDYIIGSVHQVHDVSIFNKNRWNNFTLEQKIAVKKEYYRLIQESAKSGMFQILGHIDAMKGNYPSFSEIPANETIDETLKIIAEYDVAIEINTSGKTKKSGGWYPSDAMLERALFYDVHVTFGSDAHVPERVGDELSEVSSKLKEIGYKEWVYYKQKKMQVVPLI from the coding sequence ATGAAATTTGATATTCACACACATCATTATCGCTGTGGGCATGCCAACGGTAATATTCGACAATATATCGATTCCGCCATCTCCAATGGATTGAAAGTCATCGGTATTTCTGATCACACACCTTATTTCTATAGAGATGAAGATCAAGCATTTCCACAAATAGCTATGGGGAAGTCCGAAATTAGGAATTATGTACAAGAGGTACTGCAACTTAAAGATGAGTACGAGGGTACCATTGATGTGTTGCTCGGAATCGAATCTGATTACTTCCAACAACACGCGGAACTATATCGGCAAGCACTCTCTGCATTTCCATTTGATTATATTATTGGGTCTGTTCACCAAGTACATGATGTTAGTATTTTCAACAAAAATCGATGGAATAACTTTACCCTTGAACAGAAGATTGCTGTCAAAAAAGAATACTACCGCTTAATTCAAGAGTCTGCAAAAAGTGGTATGTTCCAAATACTTGGCCACATTGATGCCATGAAGGGAAATTACCCTTCTTTTTCTGAGATACCTGCTAATGAAACTATCGATGAGACTTTAAAGATCATAGCTGAATATGATGTAGCTATAGAAATCAATACATCAGGGAAGACGAAGAAAAGTGGGGGATGGTATCCTTCAGATGCCATGTTAGAAAGAGCATTATTTTATGATGTACATGTTACTTTCGGTTCAGATGCACATGTACCAGAACGTGTTGGGGATGAATTGTCCGAAGTTAGCTCTAAACTTAAAGAAATTGGTTATAAAGAATGGGTTTATTATAAGCAAAAAAAAATGCAAGTTGTTCCTCTAATATAA
- a CDS encoding GNAT family N-acetyltransferase, with amino-acid sequence MLDKRETPNLPKLRSKRIQLRPIERLDEERLWMILSDYPAVHSASTNKNPSFYQSKKILKQILNRDEDHHLHFGICLGETHDLIGLVSLQNWSKSQSVATLGYILDRLYWGRGLATEAVELLINYGFRELGLTRIEGRCSEDNIASERVMVKNGFTHDRIHPARYGSDRSTVKINIYSLCYINEI; translated from the coding sequence ATGTTGGATAAGAGAGAAACTCCGAATTTACCGAAATTACGTAGTAAGAGAATACAACTCAGACCGATTGAACGTTTAGATGAAGAGCGATTATGGATGATACTTTCCGATTATCCAGCTGTTCATTCAGCATCGACAAATAAAAATCCATCCTTTTATCAATCGAAAAAAATATTGAAACAAATACTAAATCGGGATGAAGATCATCATTTGCATTTCGGTATATGTTTAGGAGAAACGCATGATTTGATTGGGTTGGTGTCTCTTCAAAACTGGAGCAAAAGTCAATCTGTGGCGACACTTGGGTATATACTTGATCGGTTGTATTGGGGACGGGGATTGGCTACGGAAGCCGTAGAACTTTTAATCAATTACGGATTTAGAGAGCTTGGGTTAACACGGATTGAGGGAAGATGTAGTGAAGATAATATTGCTTCAGAAAGAGTGATGGTGAAGAATGGGTTCACACATGACCGAATTCATCCTGCACGATATGGATCAGATCGTTCAACGGTTAAAATTAATATCTATAGCCTTTGTTACATAAATGAAATATAA
- a CDS encoding potassium channel family protein, with the protein MKKQQFVVIGLGRFGSSVALELMALNYEVLGIDRNEEIVSDMSELLTYAVVADASDEEVLKSLGVRNFDCGIVAIGDDIQMSILATILLKELGVNYVVAKAISVLHGRALEKLGVDRIIYPERDMGIRVAHQLVTPNLLDYIELSQDHSIVEMKVPVCLNGKTLADINPRVRYGCSIVALHRLNNIIIAPTAMDQLQMDDIMVIIGSNENIARFENELMKED; encoded by the coding sequence ATGAAAAAACAGCAGTTTGTGGTTATTGGCTTGGGACGGTTTGGATCATCAGTAGCTCTAGAACTTATGGCATTGAATTACGAAGTCCTTGGTATTGATCGAAATGAAGAGATTGTAAGTGATATGAGCGAATTGCTTACTTATGCTGTTGTAGCGGATGCTTCTGATGAAGAGGTGTTGAAGTCACTGGGTGTTCGCAATTTCGATTGTGGGATTGTGGCTATTGGAGATGATATTCAAATGAGTATTCTGGCTACTATTTTATTGAAAGAATTAGGGGTAAATTATGTCGTGGCCAAAGCCATCTCTGTTCTTCATGGGAGAGCACTGGAGAAGCTCGGTGTAGATCGAATTATTTATCCGGAGAGAGATATGGGAATACGTGTAGCTCATCAATTGGTAACTCCGAACTTACTCGATTATATTGAGCTTTCACAAGATCACAGTATTGTAGAGATGAAAGTACCAGTATGCTTAAATGGTAAGACATTAGCTGATATAAATCCTCGAGTGCGATATGGTTGTAGCATTGTTGCTTTGCATAGGTTGAACAACATTATCATAGCTCCTACCGCGATGGACCAGCTTCAAATGGATGATATTATGGTCATCATTGGTTCTAATGAAAATATAGCACGGTTTGAGAATGAATTGATGAAAGAGGATTAA
- a CDS encoding CPBP family intramembrane glutamic endopeptidase: MNSLGQPLKLKANYKVLGILGAISLLLFLIVQVFPNTSSDTLEQKSKELITKEQARASATQYAESQLDLHELSSPNSLVTYQSHSELYGYLAKEKLVEYYNDTFEDKYPYDVYRVRLEESDSERIFNIDVHMNSGDVVAFSQDTSTNNFNSMNPRNQEALAKLWLSQLGYEPSQFQIVESSDSKIIFTDSNTMIGKAALQFEFIFDSEQILSFQPSFSVPVEHASYVKGEQNKALWMTILGYGLLTLVLGVLAIVYSALTRKHTSFVRGIFLSSFYFIVSMLSTINMIPTFEAEGMTQASLIFILIFQGVFTLFMSALLYFSLVGGDGLWRKEAGLNPWPRFKEAGYGKYVLNSMQIGYLCAFILLGVQSIIYFTLDLTIHTWSTTDASQSPLNMFYPWMLPLLAWVAGISEEAVYRLFGIPMMKKLVKNTFVACLIPSIIWAFGHTLYPIYPVISRPIELIIIGLIFSFIFLRYGYIAAMFSHVVFNSILMGFSLFTLGDVANISAGIIAMIVPVLVAYTIYFFHSIKKEKPSVTTPPEALQ; encoded by the coding sequence ATGAATTCTTTAGGGCAACCTTTGAAACTCAAAGCAAATTATAAGGTCTTAGGTATCCTCGGGGCTATAAGCTTACTGCTATTTTTGATTGTACAAGTTTTTCCTAATACGTCCTCAGATACTCTGGAACAGAAAAGCAAGGAATTAATCACGAAAGAACAAGCGAGAGCATCCGCGACTCAATACGCCGAATCACAACTTGATCTTCATGAATTATCATCTCCTAACAGTCTTGTTACATACCAATCTCATTCAGAATTATATGGTTATCTAGCGAAGGAAAAGCTTGTTGAGTATTACAATGATACCTTTGAGGATAAGTATCCATATGATGTATATCGTGTTCGTCTAGAAGAATCTGATTCAGAGAGAATCTTCAATATTGATGTACATATGAATTCAGGTGATGTCGTGGCTTTCTCTCAAGATACTTCTACTAATAACTTCAATTCTATGAACCCAAGAAATCAAGAAGCACTAGCTAAACTATGGCTCAGCCAATTAGGTTATGAACCAAGTCAATTCCAGATCGTAGAATCAAGTGATTCAAAAATCATATTTACTGATTCCAACACGATGATAGGAAAGGCTGCACTTCAATTTGAATTCATCTTTGATTCAGAACAGATATTATCCTTTCAGCCCTCATTTTCAGTACCTGTAGAGCATGCCTCTTATGTAAAAGGTGAACAAAACAAGGCGCTTTGGATGACCATCCTAGGTTATGGGCTTCTAACATTAGTGTTGGGGGTACTTGCAATCGTATATAGCGCATTAACTAGAAAACACACTTCTTTTGTTAGAGGAATATTTCTTAGTAGCTTTTACTTTATTGTATCAATGCTGAGCACCATTAATATGATACCCACTTTTGAGGCAGAAGGAATGACCCAAGCCTCTCTGATCTTCATACTTATATTTCAAGGGGTATTCACTTTGTTCATGAGTGCCTTATTGTACTTCTCCCTTGTAGGTGGAGATGGTCTATGGAGGAAAGAAGCAGGTCTTAATCCATGGCCACGTTTCAAAGAAGCTGGATACGGGAAATATGTACTCAATAGCATGCAAATCGGATATTTATGTGCATTCATTTTATTAGGAGTTCAGTCTATTATCTATTTCACATTAGATTTAACGATTCATACATGGTCCACAACAGATGCATCACAATCTCCTCTTAATATGTTCTATCCATGGATGTTACCGCTTTTAGCTTGGGTAGCCGGAATTTCTGAGGAAGCTGTTTATCGATTATTCGGAATCCCAATGATGAAGAAACTTGTGAAGAATACATTTGTGGCATGCCTAATTCCATCTATTATTTGGGCGTTTGGGCATACTCTTTATCCTATTTATCCTGTTATTTCTCGCCCGATAGAGCTTATTATCATTGGCTTAATCTTTAGTTTCATATTTCTACGCTATGGCTACATCGCGGCTATGTTCAGTCATGTCGTGTTTAATAGTATCCTTATGGGCTTTAGTTTATTCACATTAGGTGATGTCGCTAACATTTCAGCCGGAATTATTGCGATGATTGTACCGGTTCTCGTTGCATACACAATTTACTTCTTCCATTCCATAAAAAAAGAGAAGCCGTCTGTTACGACTCCTCCTGAAGCGCTGCAATAA
- a CDS encoding succinate dehydrogenase cytochrome b558 subunit, whose translation MKGYYARKIHSLLGVIPLSFFILEHVVTNFGAFEGGLEQFNEGVAFLNGLPFVFFMELFLIWLPLLYHGVFGLYLAYQAKPNVGSYQYSRNWRFLFQRITGVLTFMFVIWHVYETRVQVALGNVTHEELGGVIHAVVMNPITFILYLIGVISTAYHFSNGLWSFLVSWGITVGPRAQRVSSVMCMGLFAIVSILFILSLIAFRGVEFQTVMNITESLKTVLS comes from the coding sequence ATGAAGGGGTATTATGCCAGAAAAATTCACTCTTTACTCGGGGTTATTCCACTAAGCTTCTTTATTCTAGAACATGTGGTGACGAACTTTGGTGCGTTCGAGGGAGGGCTTGAGCAATTTAATGAAGGCGTTGCCTTTCTGAATGGTCTGCCTTTCGTATTTTTTATGGAGCTATTTCTCATTTGGCTACCATTACTCTATCATGGTGTATTTGGATTATATCTTGCTTATCAGGCGAAACCGAACGTAGGGTCATACCAATATTCACGTAACTGGCGTTTCTTATTTCAGAGAATTACTGGCGTTCTTACATTTATGTTCGTCATTTGGCATGTGTATGAGACAAGGGTTCAAGTAGCTCTTGGAAATGTTACACATGAAGAATTAGGCGGTGTCATTCATGCAGTTGTTATGAATCCAATTACCTTCATCTTGTATTTAATAGGTGTTATTTCTACGGCCTATCACTTTTCCAATGGTCTTTGGTCCTTCCTTGTAAGTTGGGGAATTACCGTGGGTCCGCGTGCACAGCGTGTATCCTCAGTTATGTGCATGGGACTATTCGCTATTGTATCGATACTATTTATATTGTCACTCATTGCTTTCCGCGGAGTTGAATTCCAAACGGTTATGAACATTACTGAATCATTAAAGACAGTCTTAAGTTAA
- a CDS encoding TrkH family potassium uptake protein → MKLKLSWIKLAPPQILVLGFAGIILIGALLLSLPIANTTGEPLPFIDALFTATSATCVTGLVVVDTGTFFSLFGQIVIIVLIQVGGLGFMTMATLFSLMLKRKISLRDRLLLQEAMNQNTMEGIVRLIRKVLLFTFVIEGIGAVLLSIRWAFDMPFGKALYFGVFHAVSMFNNAGFDLFGGYRSLTGYVYDPLVNFVVMFLIVSGGIGFIVLSDIVDFRIKRRLSLHSKVVLSMTAFLIIFGTIIIFIFEYSNQRTLGSLNGGGKFLGALFQSVTTRTAGANTLVIGDMRQASHFFMVILMFIGASPGSTGGGIKTTTFTIMIGAVISMLRGRDDIVMFRYRLAQERIFKALTITLLSLLLIIGVVMVLSSTEDASFLMILYETTSAFGTVGLSMGLTTELSVIGKLLICLTMFSGRLGLITLAYALGPKKGKQLFRHPEGKIIIG, encoded by the coding sequence TTGAAATTAAAGTTGAGCTGGATTAAATTAGCCCCACCTCAAATTCTAGTATTGGGTTTTGCTGGTATTATTCTGATTGGAGCTCTATTGCTTTCATTACCTATTGCTAATACAACGGGTGAGCCACTTCCATTTATCGATGCACTATTTACAGCAACATCAGCCACTTGTGTAACGGGTTTAGTTGTGGTGGATACAGGTACATTTTTTAGTTTATTTGGTCAAATCGTTATTATAGTACTCATTCAAGTGGGTGGACTCGGTTTTATGACGATGGCTACGTTGTTCTCGTTAATGTTGAAACGTAAGATTTCGCTTCGTGACCGGCTGTTATTACAAGAAGCAATGAATCAGAATACAATGGAAGGGATCGTAAGATTAATACGAAAAGTGTTATTGTTCACTTTCGTAATAGAAGGTATTGGGGCTGTTCTGTTATCGATACGTTGGGCATTTGATATGCCTTTTGGAAAAGCTTTATATTTCGGTGTTTTTCATGCGGTATCGATGTTTAACAATGCTGGATTCGATCTATTCGGTGGTTATCGCAGCTTGACAGGTTATGTTTATGATCCACTTGTCAATTTTGTAGTGATGTTCCTGATTGTGTCAGGGGGAATTGGGTTTATTGTATTGTCTGATATAGTGGATTTTCGAATAAAACGCAGGTTATCCCTGCATTCTAAAGTTGTGCTGTCCATGACCGCATTTCTTATTATCTTTGGAACAATCATTATATTTATATTCGAATATTCGAATCAAAGAACGTTAGGGTCGTTGAATGGGGGCGGTAAGTTTCTAGGCGCGTTGTTCCAATCGGTTACGACACGCACAGCTGGGGCTAATACCTTGGTCATTGGCGATATGCGGCAGGCATCCCATTTCTTCATGGTTATCCTCATGTTCATTGGTGCTTCACCAGGTTCCACGGGAGGTGGGATCAAGACGACGACATTTACGATCATGATTGGAGCAGTAATATCGATGCTACGTGGTCGAGACGATATTGTCATGTTCCGTTATCGTCTTGCGCAAGAGCGAATATTTAAAGCTCTAACCATTACATTGCTTTCACTGTTACTAATCATAGGGGTAGTGATGGTTCTATCTTCGACTGAAGATGCTAGCTTCCTAATGATATTGTATGAGACGACTTCTGCTTTCGGTACGGTTGGTTTATCAATGGGATTAACAACGGAATTGAGTGTAATTGGAAAATTACTAATTTGCCTGACGATGTTCTCTGGTCGTTTAGGGTTGATCACACTTGCTTATGCGCTCGGACCCAAAAAAGGCAAGCAATTATTCCGTCATCCTGAAGGGAAAATAATTATAGGATAG
- a CDS encoding LysR family transcriptional regulator — MFEALNGFAIIVEQSSLNKASKILNISQPALSRKIAKLESDLGVQLFHRRGKRLELTSIGHLTYTFALEQNERQKRFLRTIAEHKDGSQISVTLGASLTTLQTTLPPIINTFMKKHPNAEIKVVTGRTHEIVLALRQKKIDVGIVASSIHEPGLSCIPLFEDHLELVLPRTHSLAEITEVNMNHLNGMPMIIFSSGTWYRKLTDELFENTSVIPDIRMEIDSFEAIVRLLPTCKAVTLLPKSYLHQQLLDDNDLMVIHIPDLKETRRTTSLIYGDYTELSKAAQQWIEETTSLFNSFH, encoded by the coding sequence ATGTTTGAAGCGTTGAATGGATTTGCCATCATTGTTGAACAATCCAGCCTAAATAAAGCATCCAAAATACTAAACATTTCTCAACCTGCTCTTTCACGGAAAATTGCAAAACTAGAAAGTGATCTTGGAGTACAGCTTTTTCATCGACGGGGAAAGCGATTAGAGTTAACCTCTATCGGACATTTAACCTATACTTTTGCGCTGGAACAGAATGAACGTCAGAAGCGTTTCTTAAGAACGATTGCCGAACATAAAGATGGGAGCCAAATTTCTGTTACTCTAGGAGCCAGTCTAACTACTCTCCAAACAACTTTGCCGCCCATCATCAATACCTTTATGAAAAAACACCCTAATGCCGAAATCAAAGTCGTTACTGGGAGAACGCATGAGATCGTCTTAGCTTTACGTCAAAAGAAGATAGATGTTGGTATTGTTGCTTCTTCTATTCATGAACCTGGGTTAAGCTGTATTCCATTATTTGAAGACCACTTAGAATTAGTTCTACCGAGAACTCATTCACTTGCTGAAATTACTGAGGTAAATATGAATCATTTGAATGGGATGCCTATGATTATTTTTTCAAGCGGGACTTGGTATCGTAAATTAACAGATGAGTTATTTGAAAATACGAGTGTCATTCCTGATATTCGGATGGAGATCGATTCTTTTGAGGCTATTGTTCGCTTACTACCAACCTGTAAAGCTGTAACACTTCTTCCCAAATCTTATTTACACCAACAATTACTCGATGATAACGATCTTATGGTCATTCATATTCCTGATCTTAAAGAGACGCGGCGAACGACATCTTTAATCTACGGAGACTATACAGAGCTAAGTAAGGCAGCACAACAATGGATTGAGGAAACAACTTCATTATTCAATTCATTTCATTAA